In Zingiber officinale cultivar Zhangliang chromosome 3B, Zo_v1.1, whole genome shotgun sequence, a single window of DNA contains:
- the LOC121968176 gene encoding hydroxycinnamoyltransferase-like, producing MVVINVRRSTMVRPAEATPQRRLWLSNLDLVMLNHYTLSVHFYRPDGSANFFDAAVLRDALARVLVPFYPMAGRLACGEDDRIVIDCNGDGALFVEADAEATVDDFGDFAPTVELEQLFPKPNADYTDDISAFPLFLIQVTHLKCGGVSLGTGVHHQVVDGLAGLHLINSWSDVARGVGITVQPFIDRTLLRSRDPPNPSFPHIEYQPPPSMNSSVAQVPSSAVAVRIFKLTREQLDLLKAKAPPDGSYSTHVLLAAHLWRCACIARDLPPDQMTKMYIPTDGRQRIQPPLPQGYFGNVIFRAAPVATAGEVTSPEGGPSPAAKTIQGAVLRMDATYLQSALDYLEIRSNMLAQKVNGATPFGCPNLWLTSWARLPIHDADFGWGRPIFMGPSPIRVEGVVIILPSAAGDGGLSVAISLQPDHMVKFQDLIYDI from the exons ATGGTTGTGATCAACGTCAGGCGGTCGACGATGGTGCGGCCGGCGGAAGCGACGCCACAGCGACGGCTGTGGCTCTCCAACCTGGATCTGGTGATGCTGAATCACTACACGCTGAGCGTCCACTTCTACCGGCCGGATGGGTCGGCCAACTTCTTTGACGCGGCGGTGCTGCGCGACGCGTTGGCCCGGGTGCTGGTGCCCTTCTATCCCATGGCAGGGCGGCTGGCGTGCGGCGAGGACGATCGGATCGTGATAGACTGCAACGGCGATGGGGCACTGTTTGTGGAGGCCGATGCGGAGGCGACGGTGGACGACTTCGGCGACTTCGCACCCACCGTGGAGCTGGAGCAGCTCTTCCCGAAGCCAAATGCAGACTACACCGACGACATCTCCGCCTTCCCGCTGTTTCTCATCCAG GTGACGCACTTGAAGTGCGGTGGTGTATCCTTGGGCACCGGCGTGCACCATCAGGTCGTCGACGGCTTGGCTGGCCTTCACTTGATAAACTCCTGGTCCGACGTTGCCCGCGGCGTCGGCATCACCGTCCAGCCATTCATCGATCGAACCCTTCTCCGTAGTCGAGATCCGCCTAACCCCTCTTTTCCTCACATCGAGTACCAGCCCCCTCCTTCCATGAACTCCTCTGTCGCCCAAGTCCCAAGCTCCGCCGTTGCTGTCCGCATCTTCAAGCTCACCCGAGAGCAGCTTGACCTCCTCAAGGCCAAAGCTCCTCCAGATGGCAGCTACAGTACGCATGTCCTCCTCGCGGCCCACTTGTGGCGGTGCGCGTGCATAGCGCGCGACCTCCCGCCCGACCAGATGACCAAGATGTACATTCCAACCGACGGTCGGCAACGAATCCAGCCACCACTTCCGCAGGGCTACTTCGGGAACGTGATCTTCAGGGCGGCGCCCGTTGCCACAGCGGGGGAGGTGACCTCTCCGGAGGGCGGTCCTTCCCCGGCGGCCAAGACGATCCAGGGGGCCGTGCTGAGGATGGACGCCACCTACTTGCAGTCGGCGTTGGACTACTTGGAGATACGCTCAAATATGTTGGCTCAGAAGGTAAATGGCGCTACCCCATTCGGATGCCCAAACTTGTGGCTCACCAGCTGGGCGCGTCTGCCAATCCACGACGCTGACTTCGGTTGGGGCCGACCAATTTTCATGGGCCCAAGCCCCATCCGCGTCGAGGGTGTGGTGATCATCCTGCCAAGCGCCGCTGGGGATGGTGGCCTCTCGGTGGCCATCTCCTTGCAGCCTGATCACATGGTGAAGTTCCAGGACCTCATCTATGATATCTAA